AAAACTAAATCATGATTTGGGTAAGAACACTATTGTCCTCTGACAGATTAAGCTCTGACTTTACTAGAATATAATTGAGTAAGAAAAGTGTGTTATGTGGACAAGTAGAACCAACCTGGATCTCCCTAGGAAACGTAGCACTAAACAACATAGTTTGTCTCATCCCAGGTGGAGGCATGTCCATCTCTTCAACGATCTTTCTAATTTGTGGTTCAAAACCCATGTCCAGCATCCTGTCCGCCTCATCGAGAGCTAAAAACTTAATCATCTGCATCGAGACTCTAGCTCTCTCCAGTAAATCATTTAACCGGCCAGGAGTTGCCACAAGGATATCAACTCCTCTCTCGAGTTCCCTGAGCTGTACAAACAATAAAAGATGAAATCAACAAATTGATGCTTGGAAATTGATTGACTAACACCTGTAACCAGGATTAATTTCAATGCTTCTCCATATTACGCAATGAAGATACAAGTGAGATGGCAATGTCAATTAGAATTGTAAGATACAAGATTAATTATGCAATTGCTAACttcaaaatcaaaacacaatTTCAACAAATGATACTGACATCAGGAAGAAAAGAGATAGCAGAACCCAAACCAGTAAGGCGTAAAAGCTGCTAATAACTTAAAACAGACAACAGCCCTATAAGCACGAAGCAATATCTTAAATCAGACAACAGCCCTACCTGCTGGTTAATAGGTGTTCCTCCATAAGCAACAACGACCTTCACACCAGTTTGGTAGGAGAATTTTTTGGCTTCATCATGTATCTGCAAAAAATGCACAACGTCAACAATGTGTGTATATTGGAaaagtatacatatgttttgTCTGAAGAAATTGTATTTTATGAGAGAATGAGTAGATTCTCTATGGTACCTGAGATGCAAGCTCCCTTGTTGGTGAGAGGATAACTGCAAGAGGGTAAACGGTCCTTGAACCACGGGGTCTTTGAAGATGCTGATCTCTCATGATTCCACTAATTATGGGAAAGCAAAAAGCAGCAGTCTTCCCAGACCCTGTCTGAGCACAGGCCATCAAATCCCTCTCTGCAAGCAGTATCGGAATAGCGTGACGCTGTACGGGTGTTGGCCTCACGTACTTACACCTCCTGATGTTCAGATTCAACGCCTCCCCAAGATCAATCTCCGCAAATGTGTTAACGGGAGGAGGCACGTCTCCTCCACTGGTCTCGATGGGAATATCTTCATAGGCATCGAAATTAATGCCAGTATTCTCCTGAACGGTGGGTTCTACTTCTAAATCAGCATCATCTCCAAAGGGATTAACTTCACGGTCCCATCCTCCACCTCTGTTGTTCcacccaccaccaccacctcctcgtCCACCATAACCTTGGCCGGGACGCCCAACATCATTCCTGTAGCCGCCACCGCCGCTGCCACCACCTCCAGGCGCCCATCGAGAAGGTTGACCACCATACCCTGGACGATCATTCTGTGGCAAAGGAGCAACAGGGTCTGGTTGCCTGTTCCTTAGATGTGGGGGAACATAAGCAGGCTTTGCCCTGGAAGCAGCAGCCTTCTCTGAGTCAGCAACATCTGCCCACGATGCACTCATAACTGAAATTTTGTCCtaaatctagaaaaaaaaagcttgCAATGCTCCGGTTTACTTGTTATCCTTGACAAAAATGAACCTGGCAAATTCCACAAAGGTGTCTAGTTAGCAGAAAAGCGCAATCCAATTGTAGATGCGTGATTGTAGATAAAGGAAGAGACTTTATCAAAACCCATAAGCTGTAAAGATGAAACCCATACAAAATCTCAATCAGATCTATAAAACAGCTAAATTagaagagaagaggagaaagcTGGCTATCTAAAAGCTCGAAATAGAGAGATACGTTCGGGGATAAATAAAGGGGATGAtctacagagagagagagaaccttGATAATTGGCAGAGAgaatcgaatcgaatcgaaACGAGGAAATCAATTCAACGGTAGTCGTTCACCCACACAACGGAGAAGCTTCAAGGGGAGAGAAAAACCCTAAATTTCTtgtgttttgcttttttttttggatcggaCACAACGCGagaaaatagttatttttttgcAACTGAGAAAATAGATTTGTCACCTTTTTGGTCTGACCTACTATTATTTGCGATGGGCTTTtgaaatcccctatatattaatcctggaacattgcaacattgtttggtagccacgtgtcatcatgagaattattctgaggattgttagagaaataagttggtccatctacacatatattatagtttttattaaataactattaaatcagttattaatatacaaaagaatattctctattgtttccttaaataaaagctacggaacttcctaatatgattgacatatatatcaccattaatgattatgaataataaagatttgataataatt
The sequence above is drawn from the Raphanus sativus cultivar WK10039 chromosome 7, ASM80110v3, whole genome shotgun sequence genome and encodes:
- the LOC108836788 gene encoding DEAD-box ATP-dependent RNA helicase 11; translation: MSASWADVADSEKAAASRAKPAYVPPHLRNRQPDPVAPLPQNDRPGYGGQPSRWAPGGGGSGGGGYRNDVGRPGQGYGGRGGGGGGWNNRGGGWDREVNPFGDDADLEVEPTVQENTGINFDAYEDIPIETSGGDVPPPVNTFAEIDLGEALNLNIRRCKYVRPTPVQRHAIPILLAERDLMACAQTGSGKTAAFCFPIISGIMRDQHLQRPRGSRTVYPLAVILSPTRELASQIHDEAKKFSYQTGVKVVVAYGGTPINQQLRELERGVDILVATPGRLNDLLERARVSMQMIKFLALDEADRMLDMGFEPQIRKIVEEMDMPPPGMRQTMLFSATFPREIQRLAADFLSNYIFLAVGRVGSSTDLIAQRVEYVHEADKKSHLMDLLHAQRETQDKQSLTLVFVETKRSADALENWLCMNEFPATSIHGDRTQQEREVALRSFKTGRTPILVATDVAARGLDIPHVAHVVNFDLPNDIDDYVHRIGRTGRAGKSGIATAFFNEKNAQLARQLAELMQEANQEVPEWLTRYASRASFGGGKKRGGGRFGGRDFRREGSFGGGGGGGRGGRGSDYYGGGGYGGGGYTGAPSGGGYGGAPSGGYGGGVTSAWD